The Lewinella sp. 4G2 nucleotide sequence GCCGACGCCCCAGACAATGGGAGGAATGATTCCCCAGAAGATGGGGGTCCAAGGAATGAAGAACGTCAGTGGCCAGATCATGCCCGATACCGCACCCGATGCACCCAGCGCGCGGTAGCCGTAATTATCCTGGTGCTTCATGTAATCAGGAATGCCAGCTAAAATGATGAGGGCAACGTAAAATAATAAGTAAGCAACCCCACCGAACGTCGGTCCGAACATCACCTGAAAGCTGGATTCCGCCTCCCCTCCAAAAATGTACAGCGTGTACATATTAAAGGCCAGGTGCATGAAATCTGCGTGGATGAATCCGCCACTCACGAAGCGGTAAGTTTCTCCCCGCTCCTTGATGGCCGCCGGCACGAACAGCAATTGATTGACCAACTGCGGGTTGTTCATGGCGTAAAGAGAAACCGCAACGGTGACTCCAATTATCAGATAGGTGATGAGCATAGGAAAGGGGGCGTTAACTTGCGCCAAATCTACGATAAGCAGTTCGTTTACCCCCTTAAGCAAAATGTATGGCTGACCGCCCCACCAAAATGATCCACACCGTCTACTTCTGGTTGAAGGAAGAACTCACCGAAGCGGAAAGGAGCAACTTCGTTGCCGGTGCCAGCGCCCTGGCAACGGCACCCACCGTACTGCATTTCTACGGCGGTGGGCCCGCCCCAACCGAAGAACGTGACGTCACGGATCATTCCTTCGATTACAGCATCCATCTCCACTTTGCGAGCGTGCCGGACCAGAAGTTGTACCAGGATGACCCAGTACACCTGAAGTTCGTAGAGGAGCAGGCCCACAAGTTTGCGACCGTCAAAGTATTCGATAGCCTCGCCTGATCATTCCTCGATGACCATCAACGTACACACTTTTGCGGCCGCTAAAGAATTATTAGGTTCACCCATCTCCGTTATCGTGCACAAAGGGGCAACCGTTGCCGAATTGCGCGCGGCCATCCTCGAGCAGTACGTTGAACTGGGCGAACTGAAAGACTTCGCCATCGCCCGTAACGAAGCCTACGCGCGGCCGGAAGATCCCATCACGGCCAGCGATAACCTCGTCATCATTCCCCCCGTAAGCGGCGGGTAAATCCTGAATATGATCGACGTACAACTCCTTGGCGAAGCTCTTAGCCTCGATGATTGCAATCAGTTCGTGGCCGATCCTGCCTGCGGCGGGCTGGCCTTTTTCGTCGGCACCATCCGCAACCACAACCAGGGGGAAACCGTCACCCACCTCGAATTTTCGAGCTACGACCCGATGGCCATCAAGGAGATGCAAAAGATCGCCGAACGTGCCATTGCCGAATTCGGCCTAGCCAAAATCAGCCTTCACCACCGGAAGGGAACTCTACAAATCGGGGACGTCGCCGTAATCGTCGCCGTCTCCAGTCACCACCGTAAGGCGGCCTTCGCGGGCTGTGAATTCATCATTGACGAGCTAAAGAAAACCGTCCCCATCTGGAAAAAGGAATTCCGGGACGACGGTAGCTTTTGGATCAATTCCCGTCCCTAACGGCCAAAAGCGACCAACCCGCCCCGCAAACTCAGGGCACGGTAACCGGCCTTTTGGAGTTGGGCGGCCAGCATCAGACTGAGCTTTCCGGAATTACAGTACAACAGGTACTCGCCGTCTTCCTTCATCTGTTCCACGCACTGCCCAAAAGGGTTGCGCTTCGTCAGTCGGATCACCCCTTCATCCGGCTCGGGTTCCCGCTGCTCGTCCAGCATCGTGAACACTTTGGTGTAGCGGCTTAGGTCAAAATCATCCGTCTCCAACTCGGCGCGGCGGGAGGTGACGTTGCGGAAGGGTGGGGGGACGTCTTTCACGTAGGTTTTCGGTACTTGCAGGCGGTGTTGCCGGTGCGTTAGCGCATCGTAGGTAATCAGGGTATTGGTTGGAACGCCGGGGAGACCTATCAGGTAGGTCAGCGCCGTCGTCGCCTGTTGCAATCCAATCGTTGCTACCGCGGTTCCTAGCACCCCGGTCGTGGCACAATCTGGAAGAGTTGGGTCGGGTTCGGGGTACAGGTCCCGCAGGTGGGGGGCATCTTTTACGTCGTTTGGGAACAAACAAAGGTAGCCGGAGAAACCTTGGGCGGCGCCGTATACGAGGGGAGTCCTAAGGGTATGGCAGGCATCGCTCAGGAGGTGTTTCGTGGCCGCATCGTCGCAGCAATCCAGCACAATATCAGCGGCCTCAATTAGTGCTTTCACGTTCCCCGCATCCAGGTAAGTTTTTTGGGCGCTGACGCGGGTGCCAAGGTGAAGGGAACGGCAGTATTCAGCCAGTGCCTCCACCTTGTACCGGGGATCATCCTCCCGGTAAAAGACCTGCCGGTGTAAATTGGAAAGGGAAATGCGGTCGCCATCCACCAACGTCAAACGGCCAACGCCGGCGCCGGCCAGGTACACGGCGGCTGGGGAACCCAGTCCACCGCAGCCGACGATCAACACGTGGGATTTGCCCAACTTCTCCTGACCAGCTTGCCCAACTCCGGGCAGGACGGTTTGCCGGACAAATCTCTTCTCTCCACTGGCCATCACTTTTGGATTTCGGAATGGTGGTAATCCGACTTTCCGCCGGTTTTGGTCACCAGGTGGACGTTCTCGATCCGGATGTCGTGGCTCATCGCCTTACACATATCGTAAACCGTTAATGCTGCCACCGTGGCTCCGTGGAGGGCCTCCATTTCTACGCCCGTTCTGCCGGCCGTCCGGACGGTACACGTCACCCGCATCGCACCCGCGGCAGCGCTCGCATTACTTGATTGGTCGCTGTCGTTGAGCGCCTCGATGTGAATCTTGCAGGAGGAGATGGGGATGGCGTGGCACAGCGGAATGACCGCCCAGGTCTGCTTCACCGCCATCGTACCCGCAATGATGGCCGTGTTAATGACGGAACCTTTTTTCGTGGAA carries:
- a CDS encoding rhomboid family intramembrane serine protease, whose protein sequence is MLITYLIIGVTVAVSLYAMNNPQLVNQLLFVPAAIKERGETYRFVSGGFIHADFMHLAFNMYTLYIFGGEAESSFQVMFGPTFGGVAYLLFYVALIILAGIPDYMKHQDNYGYRALGASGAVSGMIWPLTFFIPWTPIFWGIIPPIVWGVGYMLYSSYADKRGGDNIGHSAHLWGSVFGFLLFAVLTFFLYNDLFTSFLYKLTTFDTSFTLYVS
- a CDS encoding Dabb family protein, with translation MADRPTKMIHTVYFWLKEELTEAERSNFVAGASALATAPTVLHFYGGGPAPTEERDVTDHSFDYSIHLHFASVPDQKLYQDDPVHLKFVEEQAHKFATVKVFDSLA
- a CDS encoding MoaD/ThiS family protein; this translates as MTINVHTFAAAKELLGSPISVIVHKGATVAELRAAILEQYVELGELKDFAIARNEAYARPEDPITASDNLVIIPPVSGG
- a CDS encoding molybdenum cofactor biosynthesis protein MoaE, with protein sequence MIDVQLLGEALSLDDCNQFVADPACGGLAFFVGTIRNHNQGETVTHLEFSSYDPMAIKEMQKIAERAIAEFGLAKISLHHRKGTLQIGDVAVIVAVSSHHRKAAFAGCEFIIDELKKTVPIWKKEFRDDGSFWINSRP
- a CDS encoding HesA/MoeB/ThiF family protein; translated protein: MASGEKRFVRQTVLPGVGQAGQEKLGKSHVLIVGCGGLGSPAAVYLAGAGVGRLTLVDGDRISLSNLHRQVFYREDDPRYKVEALAEYCRSLHLGTRVSAQKTYLDAGNVKALIEAADIVLDCCDDAATKHLLSDACHTLRTPLVYGAAQGFSGYLCLFPNDVKDAPHLRDLYPEPDPTLPDCATTGVLGTAVATIGLQQATTALTYLIGLPGVPTNTLITYDALTHRQHRLQVPKTYVKDVPPPFRNVTSRRAELETDDFDLSRYTKVFTMLDEQREPEPDEGVIRLTKRNPFGQCVEQMKEDGEYLLYCNSGKLSLMLAAQLQKAGYRALSLRGGLVAFGR
- the moaC gene encoding cyclic pyranopterin monophosphate synthase MoaC; translation: MPLTHLDDSGRPTMVDVGDKKITDRRATAEATIVVGAAIMAELTAAGFSTKKGSVINTAIIAGTMAVKQTWAVIPLCHAIPISSCKIHIEALNDSDQSSNASAAAGAMRVTCTVRTAGRTGVEMEALHGATVAALTVYDMCKAMSHDIRIENVHLVTKTGGKSDYHHSEIQK